GCGGCCCGGAATCAAGCGGAAAGCCTGGTTTACACGGCCAGAAAGAGTGTTGAAGACGCTGGCCCGCAACTTGACTCGAACCTCAAGGGTGAGGTTGAAGCTGCGATCGACGGGGTTGAAGCTGTCCTTACTGGTAACGACAAGGGGCGGATCGAGGCCGCAACCCAGACCCTTCATGCGGCGATGAGTCGATTGTCCGCCCAGGCCGCTCCTCAGGGGCAGCCCGCCGGTTCGGGTGTCGACCCTGCGGTTCACCAGGCCGGAGATGTGGTCGACGCGGAATTCGAAGAGGTCGATGACGCTCATGGCCAGAATAACAACGCAGCCTGAATGGCTGCCAAGTCAAGGGTGGGGCTCGGGTTACTCTACGGGCGGTGAAAGACAACTGCTGCTGACCGGAGCCGGGCTCTGCCCGAGTTCACGGCGGGAAACATACCGTCGCAAGAAAAGGAGTTATCATGTTGGCTAAGAATTCCAGCGGGAGTCGGACCTCCGGATTGTCGAGACACCAGGTCAACCGGATCCAGACCGCCTTGCTGTTACTGTTTTTGGCCGCCTATCCGGCATTGCTCGGTTGGATGGTTTGGGGTGGCAATGTCGTGGTTTGGCTGGCCCTGTTCGGGATCGGCTTTGCCCTGTTTTCACCGGTCAACTCGCCGCAGTTGGTGATGCGATTGGTCCGGGCAAAGCCGTTGGCCGTGGCGCAGGCGCCCCGCTTGCATGAGATGGTTGCCCTGTTGGCCCGGCGGGCCGGGCTGGCAGCTGTGCCCGCCCTTTATTATATCCCGTCAAACCAGGTCAATGCCTTTGCTGTCGGTCGTAATGGGGAGGCGGCGATTGCCGTCTCTTCCGGCTTGACCCGGTTACTGGACCACGACGAGGTGGCCGGGGTCATGGCGCATGAGATCAGCCACTTGCGCAATGATGATATTCGGGTTATGAGCCTCGCAGCGCTGTCCGGACGGGTCACCGGAGCCTTTTCCCTGTTCGGGATGTTTTTGCTGCTGTTTAGTCTGCCCCTGATGCTGGTCTCTCAGGTTCATGTCAATTGGCTGGCGCTGGCGTTGTTGATTTTTGCTCCGCAGCTGAGTGCGTTGGCTCAATTGGGATTGTCACGGGTCCGCGAATACCGGGCCGATTTGTCAGCGGTAGAATTGACCGAAGATCCGCAGGCTCTCGCCTCGGCATTGTGGAAAATCGACCGTTCCGCTCGCCCGCTGTGGCGGAGGTTGTTGCCGAAGGGGACCATCCCTGATTGGTTGAGTACCCATCCGCCGATTGCCGAGCGGATTCGCCGTCTCCAGGAACTGGCTCCCGGGTCCCGTTTCCACCGACCGGCTGCGGAACCTACGCTACAACAGTGGCCGCAGTGGTGGTCATTTTTCACCGCGCCCGGTTGTCGCAGGGGCGGGCAACGGCGTTCAGGCTTTTGGCGGTGTTGATGCCCTGCGTCCCCGGTTGCGAAAAAATTGGTCAGGTACCGAGCGAATCGGATAGCACAGCCCGGTTGCGGCCGTTTTCCTTGGCCTGGTAGAGCAGGGCATCGGCTCTAAGGATCAAGGTTCGTTCGGTCGTTTCAGGGGTTGGGATCAAGCTGACGCCGCCAATACTGCAGGTGACATAGTTCGCAGCCTGGGAAAAATCATGGGGCAGGGCTGCCTGTTTGATGCGGTTGCCCAGATTGTTGACCAGTTGTTCCATCTGGACCAAATTGGTATTGCTGAGCAACAGGATGAATTCTTCCCCGCCGAAGCGGGCGACAATGTCGTTGGAACGCTGCAGGGTTTTCCGCAGGATTGTGGCGACTCTTTTGAGACATTTATCACCGGC
The Pelobacter seleniigenes DSM 18267 DNA segment above includes these coding regions:
- a CDS encoding zinc metalloprotease HtpX — translated: MLAKNSSGSRTSGLSRHQVNRIQTALLLLFLAAYPALLGWMVWGGNVVVWLALFGIGFALFSPVNSPQLVMRLVRAKPLAVAQAPRLHEMVALLARRAGLAAVPALYYIPSNQVNAFAVGRNGEAAIAVSSGLTRLLDHDEVAGVMAHEISHLRNDDIRVMSLAALSGRVTGAFSLFGMFLLLFSLPLMLVSQVHVNWLALALLIFAPQLSALAQLGLSRVREYRADLSAVELTEDPQALASALWKIDRSARPLWRRLLPKGTIPDWLSTHPPIAERIRRLQELAPGSRFHRPAAEPTLQQWPQWWSFFTAPGCRRGGQRRSGFWRC